A genomic region of Anopheles coustani chromosome 3, idAnoCousDA_361_x.2, whole genome shotgun sequence contains the following coding sequences:
- the LOC131259357 gene encoding uncharacterized protein LOC131259357, producing the protein MEGDFDDMIASSVVDAKGTKIIPVIDVDADSSESQPELEADTTPTVSSSSAKQRATRKPIPGPAVRMQWAKAKQAAPKRDEYAVYGEYVGEKLRNAGKSRLEIARAQQDIEAIFIKLESGIYGKPG; encoded by the exons ATGGAAGGCGACTTTGACGATATGATAGCGTCGAGTGTG GTTGATGCCAAGGGAACGAAAATAATTCCAGTAATCGACGTGGATGCCGACTCGAGTGAATCGCAACCGGAGCTTGAAGCCGATACGACTCCAACCGTCAGCAGCAGTTCGGCGAAACAAAGAGCAACGCGCAAACCTATTCCAGGGCCCGCAGTACGAATGCAGTGGGCAAAAGCAAAGCAGGCTGCGCCAAAACGGGACGAATACGCCGTGTACGGGGAATATGTTGGTGAAAAGCTGCGAAACGCCGGTAAAAGCCGGCTCGAAATCGCCAGGGCACAGCAGGATATAGAGGCGATATTCATTAAACTAGAGAGCGGAATATATGGAAAGCCTGGGtaa
- the LOC131260265 gene encoding uncharacterized protein LOC131260265 translates to MRCWTGISFTMASKETTLELIEDYRKLPVLWSKKHPLYKHRQTRLKHLRVLAKKYGVKEPVMEKRIHNLRSQFTREHKEQLKKTKDPLPRRSWYGYEKMLFLKDDWQGVEGGDANSEG, encoded by the coding sequence ATGAGATGTTGGACAGGAATTAGTTTTACGATGGCTAGCAAGGAGACGACACTGGAGCTGATCGAGGATTACCGGAAGCTTCCGGTCCTGTGGAGCAAGAAGCATCCGCTGTACAAACATCGCCAGACACGGTTAAAGCATCTAAGGGTTCTGGCCAAAAAATACGGTGTTAAGGAACCCGTCATGGAGAAGCGGATTCACAACCTAAGGTCGCAATTTACGCGCGAGCATAAAGAGCAGTTGAAGAAAACCAAAGACCCACTTCCGAGGCGCTCCTGGTACGGATACGAAAAGATGCTGTTTCTGAAGGACGACTGGCAAGGTGTGGAGGGAGGAGATGCAAATAGCGAGGGC